A window from SAR324 cluster bacterium encodes these proteins:
- a CDS encoding WbuC family cupin fold metalloprotein, with the protein MKDSAGLTQNRPQIFADYLAMTSLVRIDQQLLSSLSQRAHQHSRRRLNHNFHEPPDVVNRMLNAIEPDSYICPHRHQHPPLEESFLVLRGAGAVIVFADTGELEDILVLDSRRQCWGVEIPAERYHTILSRAVSSVFYEVKQGPYDPQRAKEFAPWAPLEGTPEALAHLQRLHRWVDQAQQM; encoded by the coding sequence TTGAAGGATAGTGCAGGACTTACACAAAATAGACCACAAATTTTTGCCGACTACCTTGCTATGACTAGCCTTGTGCGCATTGACCAGCAACTGCTGAGTAGCCTGAGCCAACGTGCTCATCAGCATTCACGACGACGTTTGAACCATAACTTTCATGAACCTCCAGATGTTGTTAACCGGATGCTCAACGCAATTGAGCCTGATAGCTATATCTGTCCTCACCGACACCAACATCCTCCATTGGAAGAATCTTTCCTGGTCCTGCGAGGCGCTGGGGCTGTGATTGTATTCGCAGACACGGGGGAGTTAGAGGACATCCTGGTGTTAGATTCAAGACGTCAGTGCTGGGGTGTAGAAATTCCAGCAGAGCGCTATCACACAATTCTCTCTCGAGCTGTCAGTAGCGTGTTTTACGAGGTCAAGCAGGGCCCTTATGATCCCCAGCGTGCCAAGGAATTTGCTCCCTGGGCCCCTTTGGAAGGCACTCCAGAGGCACTGGCTCATCTACAACGCCTACACAGATGGGTGGACCAGGCCCAGCAAATGTAA